The Populus nigra chromosome 14, ddPopNigr1.1, whole genome shotgun sequence genome has a segment encoding these proteins:
- the LOC133672744 gene encoding serine carboxypeptidase-like 35: MANLSKWLFCFLVSTTVIVAAVGREISDGEEARREADRVTNLPGQPQVRFQHYAGYVKLGPQNQRALFYWFFEAKEDASQKPLVLWLNGGPGCSSIAYGAAQELGPFLVRGNGTQLILNKYSWNKAANMLFLEAPVGVGFSYTNNSEDLYKLGDKVTADDSHTFLINWFKRFPNFKSHDFYIAGESYAGHYVPQLAELIYERNKGATKSSYINLKGFMIGNAVINDETDSAGIVDYAWSHAIISDQLYHNIKECDHQESATNECVVHYRGFAEAYSDIDIYSIYTPVCLSEYSTRISSRLVVAPRLLSKLHDLVHKLPSGYDPCTEDYAEKFFNREDVQKALHANVTKLSYPYTPCSNAIRKWNDSAETVLPIIQKLLDAGLRIWIYSGDTDGRVPVTSTRYSINKMGLKVIEEWRAWFHKSQVAGWVETYERGLLLATIRGAGHQVPVFAPQQSLSLFSHFLSAKTLPASSRF, from the exons ATGGCAAATTTAAGCAAATGGTTGTTTTGTTTCCTAGTTTCTACTACGGTGATAGTAGCAGCAGTGGGGAGAGAGATTTCTGACGGAGAAGAAGCAAGGAGAGAAGCTGATAGAGTGACCAATTTGCCTGGGCAACCACAAGTAAGGTTTCAGCATTATGCTGGTTATGTAAAACTTGGACCCCAGAATCAGAGGGCATTGTTCTATTGGTTCTTTGAAGCAAAAGAGGACGCTTCTCAAAAGCCTCTAGTTCTGTGGCTTAATGGAG GACCTGGGTGCTCCTCCATAGCTTATGGCGCAGCGCAAGAACTTGGCCCCTTTTTAGTTAGGGGAAATGGAACACAGCTTATTCTCAACAAATACTCTTGGAACAAAG CTGCAAACATGCTTTTCCTGGAGGCTCCTGTGGGCGTAGGATTTTCATACACAAATAATTCCGAAGATCTATATAAACTAGGTGATAAAGTTACAGCCGATGACTCTCATACCTTCTTAATCAATTGGTTCAAAAGGTTTCCAAATTTCAAATcacatgatttttatatagCTGGAGAGAGCTACGCAG GGCACTATGTTCCCCAACTAGCTGAGCTCATTTACGAAAGAAACAAAGGAGCTACAAAAAGTTCTTACATAAATCTCAAGGGTTTCATG atcggaAATGCTGTGATTAATGATGAAACGGACTCTGCGGGCATTGTGGATTACGCGTGGAGTCATGCAATTATCTCAGACCAGCTCTACCACAACATAAAGGAATGTGATCATCAAGAAAGCGCAACAAACGAGTGTGTTGTTCATTACAGAGGGTTCGCAGAAGCTTATTCAGACATCGATATTTATAGCATCTACACTCCAGTTTGTCTCTCCGAATATTCTACTCGAATTTCATCGAGACTTGTCGTCGCACCTCGCCTTCTCTCAAAATTACAT GACCTGGTGCATAAGCTACCATCAGGATATGATCCATGTACGGAAGATTATGCAGAGAAGTTTTTCAATAGAGAGGATGTTCAGAAAGCCCTGCATGCCAATGTTACCAAATTATCCTATCCTTACACACCATGCAG CAATGCAATAAGGAAGTGGAATGACTCTGCGGAAACAGTACTGCCTATCATTCAGAAGCTTTTAGACGCTGGATTGCGTATTTGGATCTATAG TGGAGACACTGATGGGAGAGTACCAGTAACATCAACAAGGTACAGCATAAACAAAATGGGGTTAAAAGTGATTGAAGAATGGAGGGCATGGTTTCATAAGAGTCAAGTGGCAGGATGGGTTGAGACGTATGAGAGAGGGCTCTTATTAGCCACCATACGTGGTGCAGGCCACCAGGTTCCGGTCTTTGCACCTCAGCAGtccctttctctcttctctcatttcCTTTCAGCCAAAACTTTGCCGGCTTCTTCAAGGTTCTAG